The Sulfurimonas crateris genome window below encodes:
- a CDS encoding asparaginase domain-containing protein: MLILNSGGTFNKKYNPLNGELEIPYSNEAIETILKSMEFKYDLAGIIYKDSLDMTMDDRKVLANVIMESSDDTFVIVHGTDTMHLSAEFLAEIFDDRKIIFVGSMKPFEIDNIEASLNLGMAIGFAKAVAQNGVYICMSGYVEEWDKIHKNKKFGKFEVVL; this comes from the coding sequence ATGCTGATATTAAATAGTGGTGGAACATTTAATAAAAAATATAACCCATTAAACGGGGAGCTGGAGATTCCATACAGCAATGAAGCGATAGAGACGATTTTAAAAAGCATGGAATTTAAGTATGATCTGGCAGGTATTATCTATAAAGATAGTCTGGATATGACAATGGATGACAGAAAAGTTCTTGCAAATGTTATTATGGAGTCTAGTGATGACACTTTTGTAATTGTGCACGGAACGGATACTATGCACTTAAGTGCAGAGTTTCTAGCTGAGATCTTTGATGATAGAAAGATTATTTTCGTCGGTTCAATGAAACCTTTTGAGATAGATAATATAGAGGCCAGTTTAAATCTTGGGATGGCAATCGGTTTTGCCAAAGCTGTTGCGCAAAACGGCGTATATATCTGCATGAGCGGGTATGTAGAAGAATGGGATAAGATCCATAAAAACAAAAAATTCGGGAAGTTTGAAGTTGTCCTCTAA